A stretch of Arachis hypogaea cultivar Tifrunner chromosome 15, arahy.Tifrunner.gnm2.J5K5, whole genome shotgun sequence DNA encodes these proteins:
- the LOC112749000 gene encoding anthocyanidin 3-O-glucosyltransferase 5 — MENQRHMVLLSSPGLGHLIPVIELGKRFVFHHNLKITIIAFTSHTSHAEKHVLKTATSCGFMDIVEIPPPDISSVIDPDAAVVTRLCVMMREGVPAIRDALSKLAGTATVRPSALIVDIFGTEALGVAEELKMRKYVFVASHAWFLSLLIYAPTLDKQVQGQYVDQKEPFQIPGCTPLRPEDVVDPMLDRNDKQYQEYLGFCNGIPKGDGVLVNTWETLQQKELESLRNRNLLGGILKAPVYAVGPLVRLPDSEMSQGIEWLTHWLDGQREESVIYVSFGSGGTMSCEQMTELAWGLELSGQRFIWVLRAPIDAADAAFFTTGSDGRDEDGSKLSKYLPEGFSSRTYNVGVLVSQWGPQVDILRHPSVGGFLSHCGWNSALESITNGVPMVAWPLYAEQRMNATLLVEELGVAVRPRVLPTKKVVDRDEIASMVREIMVVEEDCNKVKKKNPIRERVKAIERSAVEALSKGGALAQVVARSE; from the exons ATGGAGAATCAACGGCACATGGTGTTACTTTCAAGTCCAGGGCTTGGCCATCTCATACCAGTCATCGAACTGGGAAAACGATTCGTCTTCCACCACAACCTCAAAATCACCATCATCGCCTTCACTTCGCATACATCACATGCTGAAAAACACGTCCTCAAGACTGCCACGTCCTGCGGTTTCATGGACATCGTAGAAATCCCCCCGCCGGACATATCCTCCGTCATCGACCCCGACGCCGCCGTCGTCACCCGCCTCTGTGTCATGATGCGTGAAGGCGTCCCTGCCATCCGTGACGCTCTTTCCAAGCTGGCAGGCACGGCCACGGTGCGACCTTCGGCACTCATCGTAGACATATTTGGAACGGAGGCTCTTGGTGTTGCAGAAGAATTGAAGATGCGTAAGTACGTGTTCGTGGCTTCCCATGCTTGGTTCCTTTCCTTGTTGATATACGCTCCAACTCTTGACAAACAAGTTCAGGGTCAATATGTTGACCAGAAAGAACCATTCCAGATCCCCGGTTGCACTCCGCTTCGACCCGAAGACGTGGTTGACCCCATGTTGGACAGAAATGACAAGCAGTACCAAGAATACCTAGGTTTTTGCAACGGAATACCCAAAG GTGACGGGGTGCTGGTGAACACTTGGGAGACTCTTCAACAGAAAGAGCTTGAATCACTGAGAAACAGAAACTTATTGGGTGGGATCCTGAAGGCTCCGGTCTATGCTGTGGGGCCCCTAGTAAGGCTGCCCGATTCAGAAATGAGTCAAGGGATTGAATGGCTCACGCATTGGCTCGACGGTCAACGGGAGGAATCGGTGATATACGTGTCATTTGGGAGCGGTGGAACGATGTCGTGTGAGCAAATGACCGAGCTGGCTTGGGGTTTAGAGCTGAGCGGCCAGAGGTTTATTTGGGTGCTTCGCGCACCCATAGACGCTGCGGACGCAGCTTTTTTTACCACTGGGAGTGATGGCCGCGATGAAGACGGCAGTAAGCTGTCAAAGTACTTGCCGGAAGGGTTCTCGTCGAGGACGTACAACGTTGGCGTTTTGGTTTCGCAATGGGGCCCACAAGTTGATATTTTGAGGCACCCTTCCGTTGGTGGCTTTTTATCGCACTGTGGCTGGAATTCCGCTCTTGAAAGCATTACTAACGGGGTGCCCATGGTTGCTTGGCCTCTCTACGCCGAGCAGAGGATGAACGCAACGCTGTTGGTGGAGGAGCTCGGGGTGGCTGTGAGGCCAAGGGTTCTGCCGACGAAGAAGGTGGTGGACAGGGATGAGATCGCGAGCATGGTGAGGGAGATCATGGTGGTTGAAGAAGATTGTAAtaaggtgaagaagaagaacccTATAAGGGAGAGAGTGAAAGCCATAGAGCGAAGTGCGGTGGAAGCTTTGTCCAAAGGAGGCGCACTTGCTCAAGTGGTGGCGAGGAGTGAGTGA